One genomic window of Coffea eugenioides isolate CCC68of chromosome 1, Ceug_1.0, whole genome shotgun sequence includes the following:
- the LOC113762285 gene encoding hyoscyamine 6-dioxygenase-like, whose translation MASLVSNWSSNLQTLPANYVVPVDQRPGKLAPISMDIPVIDLGDADRGAVVRKIIKASQEFGLFQVINHGVPEKLMIDAKSVGKEFFSIAAEGKEKLIADDTQHGWELYTSSGKYSIQDFAFWKDTLQHPCHPLESCVKSWPDKPARYREVIGPYTVEVRELGKRVLELIYEGLGFTEKNFDSYDLVLMIHNYPACPDPSSALGSGGHYDGNIITLLQQDVYGLQLFKDGQWLGVEPLPNAFVINISFALEVISNGKLKSALHRVVTNSDCSRTSFASFINVPFNRIIEPAKSVVSPSNPPVFRGFLFEEFMEVLISKNSDMDATFDYFKIKSQAAE comes from the exons ATGGCATCCCTGGTTTCAAACTGGTCTTCCAATCTGCAAACTTTGCCAGCAAATTATGTTGTGCCTGTGGACCAAAGGCCAGGAAAGCTTGCTCCAATAAGCATGGACATACCAGTGATTGATCTTGGTGATGCAGATCGAGGTGCTGTGGTTCGGAAAATCATAAAAGCTAGTCAAGAATTTGGATTATTCCAG GTGATCAACCATGGAGTGCCAGAAAAGTTGATGATTGATGCAAAGAGTGTGGGGAAAGAATTCTTTTCAATAGCTGCTGAGGGTAAAGAGAAGTTGATTGCTGATGATACACAACATGGATGGGAACTTTACACCAGTTCTGGAAAATACAGCATCCAAGATTTTGCGTTCTGGAAAGACACTTTGCAGCATCCATGCCATCCTCTTGAGAGTTGCGTCAAATCTTGGCCCGATAAGCCAGCAAGATACCG AGAGGTTATAGGACCATATACGGTTGAAGTGAGAGAACTAGGCAAGAGAGTTTTGGAACTGATCTATGAAGGATTAGGATTTACTGAGAAAAACTTCGATAGTTATGACTTGGTCCTGATGATCCATAATTATCCAGCATGCCCTGATCCTAGTTCTGCTTTGGGATCGGGTGGACACTATGATGGAAACATCATAACTTTACTTCAGCAAGATGTTTATGGGCTACAACTATTTAAGGATGGCCAGTGGCTTGGGGTTGAGCCTCTTCCAAACGCATTCGTGATAAACATATCTTTTGCCCTTGAG GTAATCAGCAATGGGAAGCTAAAAAGTGCTCTGCATCGAGTTGTTACAAATTCAGATTGTTCTAGGACATCATTTGCCAGCTTTATTAATGTTCCTTTCAATAGGATCATTGAACCTGCAAAGTCAGTTGTTAGTCCAAGCAATCCACCAGTATTCAGAGGTTTCCTATTCGAAGAGTTTATGGAGGTTCTTATAAGCAAGAATTCTGACATGGATGCCACGTTTGACTATTTCAAAATCAAGAGCCAAGCTGCCGAATAA